The proteins below come from a single Triticum aestivum cultivar Chinese Spring chromosome 5D, IWGSC CS RefSeq v2.1, whole genome shotgun sequence genomic window:
- the LOC123119103 gene encoding uncharacterized protein, with amino-acid sequence MPPRRKIPQLSPEAVPPPARRLRRKSPRLSPAAEAQTSQLTTPGDRRGLFSCLYSGECDEPPDFCLKFDLMETIPDYYEEAIDRLPVEDMPADAADQLMTSMGRSALSLGLLDPASNIILNTIALLRRDFPDPPLHCRRRSSRLARPSRHTTLSRRDTWARVAGASYLALRSFMVSYFGCLSEEQATRYLHWARGDLVRAVLLVEHDLYDAELQIPNPASQRTQAALKCAAIYVSHPAPDVLVRLQASPLPQQWLDAAAPFLKPQGRKLTLDDVELIVRMLRHQHGAPLDLQVKLLPDSGELTVYYRNFNPDEAQISTHNTNSVNHGGNFSLVTYKVERHGDRLASLSPQSPRGRRSMISSCLEDAEKAYRTGGLVESCCGDACEYTESLRMRLHSTIHAFYLKVFTMLPRSMRLIRDILFAGHCYGPMDPVSNIIVNSIWHSIVYPLPLTEIEEYHIIDALSMLRVEVRSLEGLIALVRGNSDSGCSTQQVMEHLSLKCCDLSQGTHTLQQFPAAAAAARHPQHAALGSFLASLTPNVLYDLRRLLTTGTNGVISPESLGQIEQFLRYKAVTLDPEPRKVSELCEEAKVTLQRMKSYYDSMSLYLCSKLEQLLQKYASEHPLEPKYVLTVICGMVAGSESLDRECYHVNFVAASKSRTAGNKLFFAELNWSCPGEQAKPDFCCPLPLIHTGRCYYGKGTARKIVYPDSVDFLECDHDITPDGTEHTDGMLDVDLMFDFRSDAQFADDMREYCEHQKKLLQEGDEY; translated from the exons ATGCCGCCGCGCCGCAAGATTCCGCAGCTCTCCCCGGAAGCCGTACCGCCGCCGGCGCGGCGGCTGCGCCGCAAGAGTCCGCGGCTCTCTCCGGCCGCCGAAGCGCAGACATCGCAGCTGACGACGCCGGGAGATCGAAGGGGGCTCTTCTCGTGCTTGTACAGCGGCGAGTGCGACGAGCCCCCTGACTTCTGTCTCAAATTCGATCTCATGGAGACCATCCCCGACTATTACGAGGAGGCGATCGACCGGCTGCCCGTCGAAGACATGCCAGCGGACGCCGCTGACCAGCTGATGACATCCATGGGCAGATCCGCCCTCTCCCTCGGCCTCCTCGACCCCGCCTCCAACATCATCCTCAACAccatcgccctcctccggcgcgacTTCCCGGATCCGCCTCTGCACTGCAGGAGGAGGTCCAGCAGGCTGGCGCGACCCAGCCGGCACACTACTCTCTCCCGCAGAGACACCTGGGCCAGAGTTGCTGGGGCATCCTACCTCGCTCTCCGCAGCTTCATGGTGAGCTACTTCGGATGCCTTAGTGAAGAACAGGCCACACGCTACCTCCACTGGGCACGCGGTGATCTTGTCCGGGCCGTCCTGCTGGTCGAGCACGATCTTTACGATGCCGAGCTTCAGATCCCCAACCCGGCCTCCCAAAGGACGCAAGCCGCCCTCAAGTGCGCCGCAATCTATGTGTCGCACCCTGCGCCTGATGTCCTTGTGCGGCTCCAGGCGTCGCCCCTGCCCCAACAGTGGCTTGACGCTGCCGCCCCGTTCCTCAAGCCGCAAGGGCGCAAGCTCACCCTCGATGATGTTGAGCTCATCGTGCGTATGCTGCGCCACCAGCACGGTGCCCCCCTTGATCTCCAGGTCAAGTTGCTGCCTGACAGTGGTGAACTCACCGTTTACTATCGCAACTTCAATCCGGATGAAGCACAGATATCAACCCACAACACAAACTCCGTGAATCATGGAGGTAACTTCTCCCTGGTCACCTACAAGGTTGAGCGACATGGAGACCGCTTGGCATCCCTATCCCCCCAGTCCCCCCGGGGCAGGAGATCCATGATATCATCTTGTTTGGAAGACGCTGAGAAAGCCTATCGAACCGGCGGTCTGGTGGAGAGTTGTTGTGGTGATGCCTGCGAATACACCGAGTCTCTCAGGATGCGGCTTCACAGCACGATCCACGCCTTCTATCTAAAAGTGTTCACCATGCTGCCGCGCTCTATGCGGCTCATCCGCGACATCTTGTTCGCTGGCCACTGCTATGGCCCCATGGACCCtgtctccaacatcattgtcaacTCCATTTGGCACAGCATTGTCTACCCGCTACCCTTGACCGAAATCGAAGAGTATCACATCATCGACGCCCTATCTATGCTGCGCGTGGAGGTCCGTTCCTTGGAAGGCCTCATCGCCCTTGTCCGAGGAAACTCTGATTCTGGCTGCTCGACGCAGCAGGTGATGGAGCACCTCTCCTTGAAATGCTGTGACCTTTCCCAGGGGACGCACACCTTGCAGCAGTTTcctgccgcagccgcagccgctcgACACCCACAACATGCTGCACTAGGGTCATTCCTCGCGTCCCTGACGCCCAATGTGCTGTATGACCTACGGCGTTTGTTGACAACTGGCACCAATGGTGTGATCTCTCCTGAATCTCTTGGCCAAATAGAGCAGTTCCTCCGATATAAAGCAGTGACATTGGACCCCGAACCTCGCAAGGTGTCCGAATTGTGCGAGGAGGCTAAGGTGACTCTGCAAAGAATGAAGTCATATTATGACAGCATGAGCTTGTACCTTTGCTCTAAGCTTGAACAACTGCTGCAGAAATATGCCTCTGAGCATCCTCTG GAACCAAAATATGTGCTAACTGTTATCTGTGGTATGGTGGCTGGTTCCGAGTCCTTAGACAGGGAGTGCTACCACGTTAATTTTGTGGCTGCTTCCAAATCAAGGACTGCTGGTAACAAACTCTTCTTCGCTGAACTCAATTGGTCGTGTCCTGGTGAGCAGGCAAAACCAGATTTCTGCTGCCCTCTACCCCTGATACATACTG